The following proteins are co-located in the Phragmites australis chromosome 10, lpPhrAust1.1, whole genome shotgun sequence genome:
- the LOC133930404 gene encoding protein transport protein SFT2-like yields the protein MHKTAQAWFTGGPASSAASAGESQPSLLADWNSYAATRSDASSSSPLPFDIEAAVRTANDTVSGTFSSVTKGVRELPGSFQNATSSFPSGKALMYFGLFLATGVFFVFIAFALFLPVMVLMPQKFAICFTLGCALIIASLFALKGPANQFAHMTSKERLPFSVGFIGCMVGTIYVSIVLHSYFLSVIFSVLQVLALAYYTISYFPGGSSGLKFISSSLLSSVTSCFSR from the exons atgcATAAGACGGCGCAGGCCTGGTTCACCGGAGGCCCTGCCTCCTCCGCGGCCTCCGCCGGCGAGTCGCAGCCGTCCCTCCTCGCCGACTGGAACTCCTACGCCGCCACCCGCTccgacgcctcctcctcctccccgcttCCATTCGACATCGAGGCCGCCGTCCGGACCGCCAACGACACCGTCTCCGGCACCTTCAGCTC GGTGACCAAGGGCGTTCGTGAACTGCCGGGGAGCTTCCAGAACGCGACGAGCAGCTTTCCTTCGGGGAAGGCGCTCATGTACTTCGgcctcttcctcgccaccgGCGTCTTCTTCGTCTTCATCGCCTTCGCGCTCTTCCTGCCCGTCATGGTGCTCATGCCGCAGAAGTTCGCCATCTGCTTCACGCTCGGATGCGCGCTCATCATCGCCTCGCTCTTCGCGCTCAAGGGGCCCGCCAACCAGTTCGCCCACATGACCTCCAAGGAG AGGCTACCGTTCTCAGTGGGATTTATTGGATGCATGGTTGGCACGATTTATGTTTCTATAGTGCTTCACAGCTATTTCCTCTCCGTCATTTTCTCGGTCCTTCAG GTTCTGGCTCTTGCTTACTATACCATATCCTACTTCCCTGGAGGATCTAGCGGATTGAAATTCATCTCTTCGAGTCTGTTGTCTTCGGTAACAAGTTGTTTTAGCCGGTAA